TTACTTAATGCTGCCAGATGAGGTTTCATTTCTTTTGCTCCGAGTGCGCAGTTTAATCCAATTGCAAACATGTCCACATGTGACATTGAAATGTAAAATGCTTCTACCGTCTGTCCACTCAAAGTACGACCACTTGCGTCTGTAATTGTACCTGACACGATCACCGGCCATTTTCTCTTTTTTTGTTCGAATAATTCACTTAATGCGAACAAAGCAGCTTTTGCATTCAGTGTATCAAAAATGGTCTCTACCATCAGGATGTCCGCACCACCATCTACAAGTCCTAAGGCTTGTTCGAAATATGCTTCTTTCAATTCATCGAAACTGATGGCCCGAAATCCGGGTCTGTTTACGTCAGGAGAGAGACTCGCTGTTCTGTTGGTTGGACCCAGGGCGCCGGCTACAAATCGAGGGGACATTTCAAGACCCTTTAGTTTTTGCTCCAACAAAAATTCTTCTACAGCCTGTCTGGCTATTTTGGCAGATGCTACATTTAGTTCATAGGAATATTCAGAGAGTTGATAGTCAGCTTGAGAAATGGCATTTGCACTAAAAGTATTGGTCTCTATGATATCGGCACCTGCTTCCAAATAGGCTTTGTGAATTTCTACGATGACATCTGGCCTGGTTATGGATAACAACTCATTATTCCCCTTCAGGTCGTGTTCGTGATTTTTAAATTTATCTCCCTTGAAATCTTCTTCTGTCAATGGATATCGCTGGATCATCGTCCCCATAGCGCCATCCAATATCATTATTCTCTTGGAAGCCTCCTGGTTTAGTAAATGAATTGTTTCTTCGTATGTTGTCATCGCATGCAAAAATAGAACATATCAGGAAGATAATAATCAAACTTCGTGTTGAATGCTGAAATCTATCATTCACCTTATAATTTAGAAAGAAATGAGAATTATAAATTCAACCGGAATGAAGTATTAATAAATCAATGCTTAGGATTGTTCAATTTTAATTTCCAAAGTTTAACATAAATAAATTCCAGAAATCGAAATATCTTAAATCTTAAGAGTAAACATCTACTCAGTTAAGAACTTAGCAAATAAGTATATAAACTTACTTAAGAAAAAATCTATTGGATTTGGCTAACAATACGTCTCACTACATCGCTGTCGCCCATGGTATAATAATGAATACAGGGTACTCCGGCCTTTTTTAATTCGCGGGATTGTTCTACACACCACTCTATTCCAACTTCAATAACGGCCTCATCAGTCTTTGCCTTTTGGATCGCACGTACGAGTTCGTAGGGAAGATCAATATAAAAATTCCTTGGAATGGAATTGAGCTGATATTTTTTTGTAAGTGGTTTGATGCCCGGCACAATAGGAACCTCTATTCCTTCTTTTTTACATTGTTCGGCATAGTGAAAGAATTTGGCATTGTCAAAAAACATTTGCGTGACAATGTAATCTGCACCTGCTTCTATTTTCTTTTTGGTAAAACGCATATCTGATTTTAGACTGGGTGCTTCAAAATGTTTTTCAGGATAGCCCGCTACACCAATACAGAAATCCATAGGACTTCCGTTTTCTATATTGCTGTCCTGGTAAACCCCGTGGTTTAATCCATCAATTTGCTTAACCAAATCCAATGCATTGTCATGCCCCCCTGGTTCTGGAATAAATTTTTCATCAAACTTCCTTGCATCCCCGCGCAGTGCCAGTACATTTTTAATTTGTAAAAAATGCAAATCAATCAATGCATTTTCTGTATCCTCCTTTGTAAATCCTCCGCAGATCAAATGGGGAACCGCTTCAATTTTATATCTGTTCATTAAAGCGGCACATATTCCTACAGTACCCGGTCGCTTCCTGATGGCAGTCTTTTCATAATACCCGCTGGGTTTTTGATTGTATATAAATTCTTCGCGGTGATACGTAACATCAATAAATGGAGGATTGAATTCCATCAAGGGATCTAATTGCTCAAACAAAGAATGTATACTTCCACCTTTGAGGGGCGGTAAAACTTCAAAAGATACAAAAGTTTTTTCCGGATGCTGCGTGAAGTATTCTGTAACCTTCATAAAATTTTTCGCTAAAATTTAATCAAACTCTGACCTTGGAATTTGTTTACATCCCATTGATCAGTAATAATGGATATCAGATTATTTTTTTCTTCCAAAAATAGGTAATTCCGATAATCCCCGTCAAAATCAACAACAAAGCAATAAACTGGGAAAGTGAAGGGTGAAACCCAAGCACATCATAACGTGGATTTACCCGGATGGTTTCTATAAAGAATCGCTCTATTCCATTCAACAAGCAGTAAATAAAAAACAATACACCTCCGTAAGGTATTCTCTTGCGCAATACCCAAAGTATCCCAGCAATCATAAACGCAAGTATGGACTCATACAAGGGAGTTGGAAAAACTTTTGGAATAAGTTGCTTGCAATGAAT
This region of Candidatus Vicinibacter affinis genomic DNA includes:
- the metF gene encoding methylenetetrahydrofolate reductase [NAD(P)H], yielding MKVTEYFTQHPEKTFVSFEVLPPLKGGSIHSLFEQLDPLMEFNPPFIDVTYHREEFIYNQKPSGYYEKTAIRKRPGTVGICAALMNRYKIEAVPHLICGGFTKEDTENALIDLHFLQIKNVLALRGDARKFDEKFIPEPGGHDNALDLVKQIDGLNHGVYQDSNIENGSPMDFCIGVAGYPEKHFEAPSLKSDMRFTKKKIEAGADYIVTQMFFDNAKFFHYAEQCKKEGIEVPIVPGIKPLTKKYQLNSIPRNFYIDLPYELVRAIQKAKTDEAVIEVGIEWCVEQSRELKKAGVPCIHYYTMGDSDVVRRIVSQIQ